The segment GGATCGTTGTGGCGATAGCCGTCATGCTCATTGATCAGGCGGTCCAGCAGGAGCTGGATGTCATGAAGTAGAGCCTCCTGCCACTCATTGATGAACAATGCAGTCGTCGTGTGAAGGGAACTGAGGGTGAGCAACCCCTGTTTGATCTCATGCCGCTGAAGAAGATCTCGCACACGCTTTGTCAGATCCGTGAACTGGAGTCGCTCCTCCGTAGTCACCGTAAAGGTTTCGTG is part of the Candidatus Methylomirabilis limnetica genome and harbors:
- a CDS encoding secondary thiamine-phosphate synthase enzyme YjbQ; the encoded protein is MVIRHETFTVTTEERLQFTDLTKRVRDLLQRHEIKQGLLTLSSLHTTTALFINEWQEALLHDIQLLLDRLINEHDGYRHNDPNYSDCDRSNADSHLRSLLLGRQLSIPVVDGEMSLGTFESIIFAELDGPRDRQIQLQVMGE